The DNA sequence ATTCGGGTAGTAGATCGACGTGATGAATGGGGATTGGGATTGTTTTGGCAACAGAATCGTAAATCCAAGCCGTTCCAGGCCTTCTGAAAGGATCTGCTGATTGCGCTTGTAGCGCTCGTACCGTTTGGCCACTCCACCCTCTGCTTCCAACTCGATCAATGCTTGATAAAAAGCTCGCACCACATGAGTCGGAGAGGTGAAACGCCATTTTCCGTTATGCTTCTCCATTGTCTCCCATTGGTCATACAGATCAAGGGAAAGCGTCCGTGCACCGCCTTTGCATGCCGCAAGCTCCGTCGTTTTGGCGATGATAAATCCGAAACCCGGCACACCTTGAATGCATTTGTTGGCGCTGGAAATCAGGTAATCGATGTGTAGGTCGGCGATGTCCATCGGAACCCCTCCGAAGCTGCTCATCGCATCCACGATAAAGGTTTTGCCATAGCGCTTTGCAACCTCGCCAATATCCGCGATTGGGTTGAGCATGCCCGTTGTCGTTTCGGAATGAACGACTGCGATGTGGGTGATCGTCGCGTCTTTTTCCAGCAGCTGTTCCACAGGAGCAGCTGATACCGGAGTGACTTCCCCGAAATCAATGACTTCTGTCTCGATGCCATGAACGCGTGCCATCTGCACCATGCGGTCTCCATAAGCTCCATTGGTCAGGACGAGTAGCTTGCCATCTGCCGGAATGACACTGCTCAATACGGCTTCCACACTAAAAGTGCCGCTGCCTTGCATCAGTATGGTTGTGTATTCCTCAAAACGAGTCGTAGCGAGTCGAACCAGCTTTCCTCTGATTTCCTGTACCAGCTCGTTGTAATCTCGATCCCATGTGCACCAGTCGCGCATCATCGCCTCTCGCACCCTCGGAGATGTCGTCAGTGGCCCTGGCGTCAGTAGCAAATAAGGATTGTCCGTTGTCGTTTGGTTCGTCATTCGTCCCATTCCTTTCGATTCCATGTTGGGTACTCGATGATTTAGGCTACTCTCCTACTGCCATGCGCTCATTGATTTGCGCCAATACTTCATCGAGGCAGCCAATTTCATCGATCACGTAGTGCGCGCCTGCTTCCAGTAATCGCTCTGTAGCACGAGCGAGCTTTTCCTCCAACACTTCCTCTGGCAATTGCTGTACTTCCTCCTGGGACAGTCCCAGCTCGCTACCGCCTTTTAAAACACCTACCGTCCACATTCCTGCGTTGCGGCCTTCCTTCATGTCACTCGTGGTGTCGCCAACCTTCACCATGGCGCCCATCGGATAGCAGTCAAGCAGCATCGCATTTTGATAGCACATCCACGGATAAGGTCGCCCTGCAGGCACTTCGCTCGGTGTCACGAGAACATCTGGTGCGTAGCCCTGTTCCTTGGCCGAGACCGTCACCACATCCATCATCTTGCGGGTATAGCCTGTTGTAGAACCGAGCTTGATTCCTTGGGTGCGCAAGCGGTTTGCCAGCTCGACTGCTCCTGGTACCGGTGTCGCATACTCGTGCAACGTCTCCATCAGCATCGGCTCAAAATCGGCGTAAAGCTCATCCACATCATTTTCATCTGGTGTGCGTCCGTACTTTTCCTGCCATAGTGTGGCTACACGCTCCATCTTGCACAATGTCTGGATGTGATCCCGCTTCAGCATGCCCATCGGCTCCCGCGCTTCCTCTGCGGTCAGCTCGATCCCACGATTTTTAAATACTTGCAAAAATACGGCCAGGGGTGCAAAACATCCATAATCCACCATCGTACCTGCCCAGTCAAAGACAACTGCTTTTATCATTTACGCCACCTGCTCCTTTTTCTTGGTTCGTCCATGCTGAGCGCTTGCGAATTCTCGCCGCGATCCTTTCAGCGCCTGCACGTGCGATGATGTTGAGGAGGACGATCAGTACAGACATAGCTGCTGCAGGTGCTACATCCCCTGCGTCGTCCATGTTGACGATTGAGACAGAAGCGAGCTTGAAATCTGCTGCGTACAGAAAGACCACTGCCGAGATCGTGACCATAGAATTGATGAAAAAGTAGACGGCCATTTCGACAATCGCTGGTGTACAAACCGGAACAGTCACTCGCCAAAACACCTTTGCCCGTGATATACCCATTGATTCAGCTGCCATTTCAAACTCCGGATCAAGCTTTTTAAGTGCCGTGGTCGCTGTGATGAACGATACGGCAAAAAAGTGAATCACGTTGGCTAAGATCAGCATCCAGATCGTTCCGTACAAACCGTGAAATGGATTCGCCGGGTTGTTGAAGAAGAAAATGTAAGCCAAACCGATGACCATACCAGGTAGTGCCAGTGGGAGAATCGACAGGAAGTAACCCGCTTGCCGAAGGCCACTCCACACCTGCGATTTCTCAATGACGTAGGCAGCGCCAAAGGTGACGACCGTTCCCGCTACTGCCGTGATCAATGCAACGACGATGCTGTTCCACAATGGCCCCATCCCTTCTCCAGCCACATTGGAAAAGTCGTAGTGCTGCCACCCGAAGCTCAGGTCGTACGGCCATACTTTGACAAAGGAAGCGAGTACGACAGCTGCCATGAGCAGCAGCAGAAATCCACTCATAGCCAAGCAAAAGAGAAAGAAAAAGGTATCTCGTATCCGGTTTTCCTTGATGCGATACGGCTTTGACTTTGCCGTGACCGCGGCGTGCTGCTTGCGTTCGACGATGCGGTCTACGATAAAAGCAACTAGTGCAGGGAGGATTAAAAGCAGTCCCACCGTCGCGCCCATCGTCATGTTTTGCTGTCCAATGACTTGCTTGTACACATCGGTAGCCAGAACGGAAAACTGTCCGCCCACGACCTTTGGGGCACCAAAGTCTGTAAACGCGAGTGTAAAGCAAACGAAGCATGCACTGACAATCCCGTATTTCACACTCGGAATCGTAACAATCCAAAACTTGCGCCAGTGACTGGCTCCGAGTGTATCAGCAGCCTCATAGAGCTGGTAGTCCGCGAATGCCATCGACACAGCTAGAATCAAGTACGCTTGTGGAAAGACGTAGACGATCTCTGCCAAAATGATTCCCACAGGACCGTACAGGTCAATGTCCCATGTAAATGGCAGCATCCCGAAGATTCCTGTCGTGACCAGTCCCTGATTGCCGAACAGATAGGTCAAGGCAATCCCGTGCATCATCGTAGGTGCAAACAGCGGCAAGAGCGCCACCGCCCGAAATGCTCGCTTTCCACGAATTCCGCTACGCGTCAGGGCGTACGCGAATAAAAAAGCTAGAATTACCGCCACGACTGTGGTCATCACGGAGATGTGCATTGTATTCGTTAGCGATTGGGACAACGCCGGTGTAGAAAAGTAAGTCAGGAAGTTGTTCAGGCCGATGAAATTCCCCGCACGGTCGTAAAAGGCCTTCGAAAAGAGCTGGGTTAAAGGTAGTAGCACAGTTGCCAGCAGCGCCACGACGACGAGCGTAATCAACCATTTTTGCACCGACTTGCCACTTTGCTGCATCACAGAAGCTTTCATTCCCTTCTCCCCTGTTCCTTTGCAGCAGCTGCCTGGTCCTGTTCAAAGCGGAGCAGATGCTCCATGGGAAGCTCCAGCCACACTTTTTGTCCCCGATGAATTCCCAGCTTGCTCACTTGAGAGGCGGGCAAGTCGAGGGTCAACGGCTCCGTCGTCTGCCCATTCTCCTCTTGCCATTCCAGATAAATGCGATAGAACCCACCACGAAACTCATTTTCCTGAATGGTCGCGGGAATCCCGCACTCCTACTCATGCGGCATGATGCGTACATGCTCAGGACGAATGGCCAGCAAATTCTGGACCTCGCTCTGCCCTGTCTTAATACGTCGACTCTCGATAAAGTTGATCGCTCCGATAAAATCAGCGACGAACGGTGTGGCGGGCTTGTTGTAGATGGTCTCCGGTGTCCCGACCTGGACCACTTCCCCGTGATTCATCACGACAATTTTGTCTGCCATCGTCAATGCTTCATCCTGATCATGAGTAACCATGACCGTCGTCATCCCGAATTTCTCGTGCAGTCGGCGAATTTCTCGACGAAGCTTTTGGCGTACCTTTGCATCTAGAGCAGAGAGAGGTTCATCCAGTAACAGTACGTCTGGCGAAAGGGAGATCGCACGTGCCAAAGCAATCCGTTGCTGCTGACCTCCTGAGAGCTGGGCTGGATATTTGGTTGCGATAGGTGATAAATCCACCATATCCAGTGCTTCCTCTACCTTTGCTGCAATCTCTTGCTTGGACAGCTTTTTCTCTTGCAGCCCAAAAGCGATGTTTTCGGCTGCTGTCAGATTAGGAAACAGGGCATACGACTGGAACATCATGGCAATATTTCGCTTTGCAGGCGGCAGGGAAGTAATCTCCCTGCCTCCTACGATCATGCTTCCTGTCGTCGGTTGCTCCAGCCCTGCGATCATCCTGAGCAACGTTGTCTTGCCACAGCCGCTAGGGCCGAGCAAGCAGACGAACTCATTTTTGGCAATATCGATTGAGACGTGCTCCAATGCAGCAAACAGACCAAAGCGCTTACTGACCCCTTGTATGGATAAATAGGATTTTGTCATGCGGTATCTCCTCGTTGCTTACTTAGGCTCGCTCTTGGTAGCGTAGCGTTTTTCCCACTCAGCCAATACTTTCTCGCGGTTTTCAGCCGCTTTTTTCAGATCGAGAGGAACCAGTTGTTTCAATGGATCTACGGAATATCCTTCGGGCAGAGATGTTCCTTCTTGCTTCACACTGACGATAGCGAAGTTTTGGTTGTAGGCTTTCATCACTTCGTCAGAGATCGCCCAGTCGAGGAACAGCTTTGCTTCAGGCTTGATTTGCGCTTTTTTCATCAAAGCATTGGCTTCTACGTCCCAGCCGGAGCCTTCCTCAGGGAAGACGACCTCAATCGGCGCTCCTTTTTTCTTTTCCGTAATGGCACGGTAGCCAAAGGAAATCCCGATCGGATATTCTCCCGACGCTGCCATCTTTGCTGGTTTGGAGCCAGAGTGCGTGTAGATTGCCATATTATCGTGCAATTTGTCCAGGTAAGACCAACCATTAGCATCGCCTTTCAGCTGCATCACACCATTGATGGTCAAGAGTCCTGTTCCCGAGGATGCAGGGTTCGGCATGACGATCATCCCTTTGTATTCGGGCTTCGCCAGGTCCTCGTAGGAACGCGGAATCGGCAGATTGCGTTTTTCCAGCTCCTTGGTGTTCACAGCAAACGCGGTCTCCCATGCATCGATGCCTACCCAGTGCGTAGGGGCTTTGTCATCTTTAAACTCAGCGGATACTTTCTCGACACCTTTTGGCGAGTAGCCTTCCAGCATGCCTTGTTGATCGAGAACCAATAGGCTTGTAGCTGCGGTACCCCATACGACGTCTGCTTGTGGATTGTCTTTTTCCGCCAGCAATTTGGCTGTGACAATGCCCGTAGAGTCGCGGACGATGTTGACTTTCACATCCGGGTATTTTGCCTTGAAGGACTCCAGGTACGTTTTAATCTGATCATCTTCCAGAGCTGTGTAGACGGTGATTTCCCCGGATTGACTAGCGGCGCTTCCTCCTGATGTGGAACCTTGTGTGTTTGTTTGGGACTGTGATGCTTGGCCACAGCCAGTGAGTACGGCGATCGATAAAAAGGACGCAAGTAAAGGATAATGCCACTTCTTCATGAGAATCTCTCCTCTGTGTGGGAATGTTCATTTCCTATTCCTGCGTCCTATATTACGGTCGAAATATTAAGTTGATATGAATGACACGTTAAGGAATTGTTTTTTAGTGTTTTTAATTTGTTTTTCCTTTGTTTTGATATTACTCATCCTTCAGTTTGTTGATGCTTTAAAAAAAGAGATCAACCAGCAGAAACTGGCGACCTCTTCTCGTGTGAACGCTTTATTCCTTTTGTAATGCAGCTTCCACCGCAGAAATCGCATGGATTTCAGTCGTATCATACACCGGAACCGAACAATCCGCTTGCGTAATCAACAGCCCGATTTCTGTACAGCCGAGAATAATCGCCTCAGCACCTGCTTCGATCAGTTCTGAAATGACTTTGAGATAGGCAAGCTTTGATTCCTCTCGAATGATGCCCCGGCACAGCTCCTCATAGATAATCTCATGAACGGTCTGCCTACCTTGCTCGTCTGGAATCAGTACATCCAGTCCATGCGTGTCTCGCAAACGTCCTGTGTAAAAATCTTGTTCCATCGTAAAGCGTGTCGCGAGCAAGCCGACTCGCTGTTGTCCATCCGCCTTGATCTTCATGGCTGTCGCATCCGCGATGTGCAGGAAAGGTAGACTAGTCGCGCCCTGTATTGCATAGGCGAGCTTGTGCATCGTATTGGTACACAGAACGATCAGATCAGCCTCCGCCGCTTCCAGACGTCTTGCCGCGTCAGCCATGTGCTCTCCCGCTTCCTCCCATTTCCCCGCATTCTGCAATTCCTCGATTTCCGCAAAGTCGACGGAGTAGAGAATGCATTTAGCTGAGTGAAGGCCGCCCAACCTGTCCCTCACTGCCTCATTCACTAACTGGTAGTACACATGGGAAGATTCCCAGCTCATGCCGCCGATCAGTCCGATTGTTTTCATCTGTGCATTCCCTCCTGTTCTCATGCCTCTTCCAGCTCTTTGATTTTTTCCAGTCGTTTAACGTTGCCAACAAAAGGCGTATGAAGCCACGTCTTTACGATCTCATGGCCTAGCGTGTGTCCGATTATCATTTCCCCTAAAGCTAGTACATTGGAGTCGTTGTACAGGCGGGTCTGCTCCGCGGAAAACGTATCGTGCACGAGCGCACAGCGCACACCCTTTACTTTGTTCGCAGCAATGGACATCCCGATGCCTGTCCCACACACGAGAATTCCCCGATCATAGGTACCAGAAGCAACAGCCTTTGCGACCATTTCTGCATAGTCCGGGTAGCCTTTCGAATAATCGTCTGACGTCGGATCATCGCATCCAAAGTCTTTTACATCGACCTGATCAGCAACCAGCTCTTCCAGAATGTATTGCTTTAAGGCGTATCCCCCGCGATCGGAGGCTAAGGCGATCTTCATCAGATTCCCTCCACTCCTTTTATTCCTTCTTCTATACATTCCGAAATGTTGTCTGTAAAATCGCGCGAGCTTTATTCGTATGGAGCGACGTATCTAACGGGATTCCCAGCTCACTTGCCTTTTCAACTGTTAGCTCGTCTTCTTTTACCAGATCAGGATTGAGTTCTAGTCCTCGCGCCATTTTCCTGCAAAACGTGTAGTAGCTCTCTTTTTCAGCTGGCCCTAGATGCAAGGTACCCGTGTATGAGCTCGGCATGAGTTCGGTTATTGCCCGCGCCAAATCGTCAACATGAATAAAGGTTTTATACAAGTTTCCCGTGCGCACGACTTCGCGTCCTTGTTCCAGCTCGACTGCCAACGCTCTTACCCTTTTGTCCCACATACCTTCATCGTTTTTCCCGTAGATCGGACCAAAGCGTAAAATAAGATGATTTTCATTCCGTTCGCGGACAAGCTCTTCTCCTCTTATTTTTGCGAGACAATAGCCTGCCAGCGGATTCCTTTCGTCGAGTAGCTCTGTTTCCTCCTCTTCCTGAAAGGGACCGGTCTTTTGCCCGAAAACACCGTCGGTGGAAAGATAAATTATTTTTGAATTTTCCGACACAAACTCCAGCAACGTTTGCATGCCTTTTGAAATCAATTCTTGTGCGTCAATATTGTCCTTCCCCAGGAGCGACCAAATGACCACATCAGGTAAGAACTCGTCTAGCAAGCCTGCAAACAAAGAGGCATCCTTCACATCGACGCGCTTCAATGCAGAACGCATGGGCGAAGAAAAGCAAGTAGCCACGATCTCATTCTCCTGATCTTGCTTGAGGTGCCGAAAAATTTGTGCTCCTAGATAGCCGCTTCCGCCCAGCAAAAGAACCTTGCGCTTTGTCATATGTGGACGAACCTCCTCACGCTTCCCTCCGAATCCCACATGTCTTTTTCCTGTTTGTTCCAGTACAATATAACGCAGAGCAACTACAGAATCTACTAGAAATAAAGCGAGGTTTCGAGAGGGGATGAAATCGTGAGCAAAAAAATTGTTTTGGCAGGCGGTTCCGGTTTCCTAGGGAACGCCTTGGCTGGTTTTTTGATGGATAAAGGCTATGAGGTCGTAATCCTGACGAGAGGCACTTCTCACGACGACCAACCCATCCGTCATGTACATTGGGACGGAGCCACTCCCGGTAATTGGACACATGAGATCAGCGGGAGTTATGCCGTTATCAATTTTACGGGCAAAAGCGTAAATTGCCTGTACACACAAAAAAACAAGGACGAAATCATTCGCTCTCGACTGGACTCCGTTCGTGTCCTGACAGATGCCATCCTAAGTAGTGCACATCCTCCTCAAGCCTTTGTGCAGGCAGGCTCGCTCGCCATCTTTGGGGATACCGATCAGGAATGTGACGAGAGTGCCCCACACGGTACCGGCTTCTCGGTCAACGTCTGCCAGCTGTGGGAAGAGGCGTTTTTTGAGCGCGTCCTTCCTCAGACGAGAAAAGTAATGCTGAGGATTGGTTTCGCACTGGGGAAAAACGGGGGCGCACTCGAACCACTCGCCAAGCTGGCTTCGCTGCGTCTGGGTGGGACCGTGGGAACAGGTAATCAGTACATCAGCTGGCTACATGTGGATGACTTGAACGAGATGTTTTTGTTTGCCATTCAGAACGAAGAAGTCAGCGGCATCCTAAACGCCACAGGTCCACAACCGGTAACCAATCGAGAATTCATGAAGACGCTCCGCAAAGTACTGAACAAGGGCTGGGCCCCTCCTACGCCTGCCCCATTCGTCTGGCTGGGAGCTTATCTCGTCATGCGGACAGACCCGAGTCTTGCTTTGACTGGCCGTAACTGTGTTCCTGCAAAGCTTCTGGAGAACGGTTTTACTTTTGCTCATACCGATTTGGAAGAAGCCTTGCGAGACTTGCTGGTATAGGAGATTCGTTGATAGTTCTATACTTATTTATTTGAATGACATGTTGGCTGTTGATTTTTCACCGAAATGGATATACTATCTTTGAAATACAACATATTCCATGACTGGGATAGTAACTGTTGACGTAAGTTCAAGCGAGCCGGGATGGTGAGAGCCGGTACGGAGTCAATAAGCGAAGCGCCCCCACGAGAATGACTTCTGAACGTCACAGTAGGAAGTCACGGCAAAGACCGTTATCTTATTGAGTGGTTAAACGAAAGTTTGACAACAAGAGTGGTACCGCGAATGCATACGCCTTCGTCTCTTTTATGGAGACGAGGGCTTTTTTATTTTGAGAGGAGGAGCTATCATGATCAGCCAATCGATCGTCAGGAGCTTAGAGCATTCTACGAAAAGCTTGTTTCATGAACTAGGTCTCGACTATACAGATGACGTGAAAATCTCCGTAGAACAACCTGCTCATTTGGAACATGGCGACTACTCCACAAATATTGCCATGCAACTAGCGAAAGTATTACGAAAAGCACCCATTCAAATAGCGGAGATGTTGAAAGACAGGCTGGAAAAGGACGGCAGCATAGATCAATTGGTTAGGAAAATCGAAGTGGCTCCGCCAGGTTTTATCAATATGTACATCGACTGGGGACAATGGGCACAGAGGGACTTTGTCCTTCCTACGAATTCTGGTGATAAGGTAGTAATCGAACATACTTCGATTAATCCAAATAAGTCAGCTCATATCGGACATTTACGAAACTCATGTATTGGCGATGCTCTTGTGCGACTTTTAAAGCGTGTCGGATATAACGTGGAAGTGCACAATTATATCGACGATTTAGGCAATCAGCTAGCTGATACCGTGGTAGGGCTATTGAATGTACCCCTAAAGAAAGAGCACACACGCTTTGGGGACTTCTCCTGGGATATATATTCTCAAGTAAACAAGGAATATGAACTAAATCCACAGCTCATGGAGCAGCGAACCAAAGTCCTCCATTCGCTCGAGGAGGGGGATGAGAACTTATCTTGGGTCGGATTGCTCGTGGCTGAGCGAATCGTTCGTGAACATCTCGAAGAAATGAATGCATTTGGCATCCACTATGATTTGCTGGTATGGGAAAGCAATATCGTTAGAGAGGGTTTCTGGGATTCGGCATTCGACCTGCTGAAACAAACATCCCATTTTTATCAGGAAACTTCCGGAAAGCTCGAAGGATGCTGGGTACTCAAACAATCTTCCTCTGAATTCGAAGATAGTGATCCAGAACATAACATAGACAAGGTTTTAGTTCGTTCCAATGGAATTTTGACCTATACAGCAAAAGATATTGCTTACCATCTGTGGAAATTTGGATTACTAAATAAGGACTTCCTGTATAAGCGCTTTTCCGAAGGCTTATGGTCGACGCATAGCACTGGAACCGATTCCGCTTATGGCAAAGCAGATATGGTCATTAATGTAATCGACTATCGCCAGCAATACCCTCAAGCCATGGTTAAACAGGCTCTTGATATTTTAGGTTTCACGGCGCAGGCTGAGAAGCTCAGACACGTAAGCTATGGCGTAGTCTCCCTAAGTCCATCAGCCGCAAAAGAGCTAGGAATAGATACTTCCGCTGGAAAAGCTTCCTACGCCATGTCCGGAAGACAAGGAATTGGGGTTAAGATATCCGAATTACTCGACTTAATGGAAGGTATCATTGAGAGGAAACGTTCAAACAAGCAAGGTCTATCGAGTAGAATCATCGCGGCAGCGGCGATCCGTTACTACCTTCTCCGCTTTCATTTATCGACAGAGGTCGTTTTCGATATGGAACAAGCAACAGAAACTACGGGAAATTCAGGGGTATATTTGATGTATGCTCACGCTCGCGCCGTCAGTATTTTAAGCAAAGCTGAGGATGAATCAATCAGTAAACCACTCGTTCCAGGCGAAATCAATCAGATAGAAAAAGCTGAACACGTATTACTCAGGCATTTAGCTAACTGGCAAGATACTTTATATGTCGCCTATACCGAATTGTCTCCAAACGTCGTGTGCAATTATGCTCATGAGTTGGCAACCTTGTTCAACAATTTCTACGCATCTTGTCCCATTCTTAAAGCGAGCGAAGATCAAAAAACATTGAGACTATGGCTGACCTTACAATTCAAAGAGACAATTAGTGATGCCCTAACGGTGCTTGGGCTGCCTACGCCTGACCGTATGTAAGAGAAAGGCAGCCGGTCCACTTATGCCGGCTGCCTACTTGTGTTGTTTTTTGCTTTTTTTATACTATTTCTAATCATGGAGCATGAAAAAAGGAATAAACGCTAGTTAAGTCAAATTTCTTTGTATGATGATGCGAATATTGAATCCAACCACCCTAAGATATATAGCGGCAACTTTCCTATTCCTTATCGTTCTCCTTGGCCTGAGATGGTCTTGGTCCGAGATCTTTTCTACATGGGAGCACCTTCGTGCTGTCACGGGTGTAATTGACATGCGTGGTTGGGACTTAGAGAATTCACCCACGATCCCTCTGGATGGCGAGTGGCAATTCTTACCGAATCAATTCGTCTCTCATCAGGACGTACCACTGAAGGAAAGCCAATTCCGCAACATTCAGGTTCCGGGAGACTGGAGCAGCGCACTGTCTAGTGGGGCGGAGCACTCGTATGGGCATGGAACGTATCGGCTACGCATTCTAGTAGATCCGCTACAGCAGCCTGTCTCCTTTTGGGTTCGTGGAATACAAGCCTCATCCGGACTGGAAATAAACGGTCAAAACGAGGCGGACATCGGAAAACCTGCTGAGAATGCACAGGAGTACTCCCCAAAAAATATCTCATACACAGCTTCGTACGCTGTTGAAGGTACAGAAGAGATAGAATTACTTATTCGAGTAGCCAACTTTGAAGATCCTTTTAACGGTGGGATTATACGCTCCATTCGCTTTGGCTCTCAGGCGTCGATAGATTACGTGCGCTGGTATTCCATCGGGTTTCAATTGGTTACTTTTATTGTTTTGATGCTTCACTCTTTATACGCATTCATTCTCTATCTATTTAATCCTCGGGAACGGGCCTTGTTTCTTTTCGGCCTGCTGACGATAGCGGTCGCAGTATCGGTTGTGGCTGGTCATGATAACATTCTCTTGCTGTGGCTGCCGATCAATTACACATGGGCGTTGAAGATCAAATTGCTCTCCCTCGTATGGCAAACGTTTTTCATTCTTCTTGTCTTTCGCAGACTCTCCTCGGCTTCTTCGAACAATGGATGGTTGCGAGTGTACACTTGGGCGCTCGTCTCTTATTCAGGATTTCTATTAGCTGCAACTGCCCCATTGGTGAATGGATCGGTTGCATTAGGGATATTTATGTTCTTCTATACCTTCCCTTTTGTTTGGTTTGTTTATGTAATCGGAACGATGATCTTCAGGAAGCAAGCAGACATCGACACTGTCTTCTTGCTACTATGCGCAGCGGGCATTATGTCTAACCTTCTTTGGAGCTTATGGAATAATTATCGGGAGGTTACAGTCGTCTACTACCCATTCGATATCATTGCAGCCATTGTTGGTTTTTCTACGTACTGGTTCAAAAAATTCTTTCGTCATTCTATGGAAAACACGAAACTCAACGAACAGTTAAAGCAAGCTGACAAGCTGAAAGACCAATTTCTCGCCAATACGTCACACGAACTGAGAACTCCTTTGCACGGTATTATGAACATCGCTCAGACCGTTGTAACGAATGAGAAAGAGAAGATGAGTACAAAAAGCCTTAAAGACATGGAACTGCTTATCACCATAAGCAAGCGCATGTCACATATGCTTGGCGATCTTCTCGATGTCGCACGCCTCCAGGAACACCGTATTGTCCTGCAGCAAGAGCCCTTAAAAATTCAATCAATCGTTCCCGGTGTAATCGCCATGTTGAAGTTCATGGTAGATGGCAGGCCAATCCATCTACAAGTGGACATAGCAGAATCGATGCAGCCTGTCATGGCCGATGAAAAAAGACTCGTGCAAATTTTGTATAACTTATTGCATAACGCTCTCAAATATACAGAAGAAGGAAAGATCTCCGTTGCCGCCGAGATTCAAGAGGGACGAGTTGTCATTCATGTCTCTGATACCGGGGTCGGCATGAATGAGGAGACACAGGCGCGTGTATTTCTCCCTTATGAACAGGGCTCTTATGGAGTAAGCGACGGAAGAGGAATCGGACTGGGCCTTAGCATCTGCAAACAGCTGGTAGAATTGCACGGTGGTGAGCTTACCATTCGCTCCGAGTTGAGTAAAGGTTCCGTATTCAGTTTTGATTTGCCAATCGCCAACTTGTCGGATGTCCATTTGTCACAAGACGCTCTTCCTTCCCAACATATAGCGGATGGAGCGGAAGAAAGGTCCCTTGGATTCATTTTTCCAGACAGCGCAATTGGCGAATTGGCTACGACCGTAGTTACCCCACCTCTTTTAAGTGATGGAAAGGTGAACATTCTTGCAGTGGATGACGACCCGGTAAATCTGAAAGTGCTCGTGGGAATCCTGTCGACGGAACCATATACCATCACAACAGCGAATTCGGCACGCGAAGTATTGGAATTGCTAGGCACACAGCAATGGGATCTCTTGATTGCCGATGTCATGATGCCGCACATGTCCGGCTACGAGTTGACGCAGAGAGTACGCGAGCATTACTCGGTATCAGAGCTTCCCGTTTTGCTACTCACTGCACGTAGTCAGCCTGCTGATATCTATACCGGATTTTCGGCAGGAGCGAACGATTATGTGACCAAGCCAGTAGA is a window from the Brevibacillus choshinensis genome containing:
- a CDS encoding NAD-dependent epimerase/dehydratase family protein — translated: MTKRKVLLLGGSGYLGAQIFRHLKQDQENEIVATCFSSPMRSALKRVDVKDASLFAGLLDEFLPDVVIWSLLGKDNIDAQELISKGMQTLLEFVSENSKIIYLSTDGVFGQKTGPFQEEEETELLDERNPLAGYCLAKIRGEELVRERNENHLILRFGPIYGKNDEGMWDKRVRALAVELEQGREVVRTGNLYKTFIHVDDLARAITELMPSSYTGTLHLGPAEKESYYTFCRKMARGLELNPDLVKEDELTVEKASELGIPLDTSLHTNKARAILQTTFRNV
- a CDS encoding TIGR01777 family oxidoreductase, translating into MSKKIVLAGGSGFLGNALAGFLMDKGYEVVILTRGTSHDDQPIRHVHWDGATPGNWTHEISGSYAVINFTGKSVNCLYTQKNKDEIIRSRLDSVRVLTDAILSSAHPPQAFVQAGSLAIFGDTDQECDESAPHGTGFSVNVCQLWEEAFFERVLPQTRKVMLRIGFALGKNGGALEPLAKLASLRLGGTVGTGNQYISWLHVDDLNEMFLFAIQNEEVSGILNATGPQPVTNREFMKTLRKVLNKGWAPPTPAPFVWLGAYLVMRTDPSLALTGRNCVPAKLLENGFTFAHTDLEEALRDLLV
- a CDS encoding arginine--tRNA ligase; amino-acid sequence: MISQSIVRSLEHSTKSLFHELGLDYTDDVKISVEQPAHLEHGDYSTNIAMQLAKVLRKAPIQIAEMLKDRLEKDGSIDQLVRKIEVAPPGFINMYIDWGQWAQRDFVLPTNSGDKVVIEHTSINPNKSAHIGHLRNSCIGDALVRLLKRVGYNVEVHNYIDDLGNQLADTVVGLLNVPLKKEHTRFGDFSWDIYSQVNKEYELNPQLMEQRTKVLHSLEEGDENLSWVGLLVAERIVREHLEEMNAFGIHYDLLVWESNIVREGFWDSAFDLLKQTSHFYQETSGKLEGCWVLKQSSSEFEDSDPEHNIDKVLVRSNGILTYTAKDIAYHLWKFGLLNKDFLYKRFSEGLWSTHSTGTDSAYGKADMVINVIDYRQQYPQAMVKQALDILGFTAQAEKLRHVSYGVVSLSPSAAKELGIDTSAGKASYAMSGRQGIGVKISELLDLMEGIIERKRSNKQGLSSRIIAAAAIRYYLLRFHLSTEVVFDMEQATETTGNSGVYLMYAHARAVSILSKAEDESISKPLVPGEINQIEKAEHVLLRHLANWQDTLYVAYTELSPNVVCNYAHELATLFNNFYASCPILKASEDQKTLRLWLTLQFKETISDALTVLGLPTPDRM